The segment AGAGCAAGAGTAGAAAAGACGATTAGAAGTGAACTCTATGGCATGAATAAGAGAGAAAATGGAGCGTagatatatgtatatttttcttttttcttttttatgataTCGGTATATgtaattatttatttagtTTATTTGCCTTCTTGATATTAAAGTATTACACactttgatttctttttcttcttttcgtttcttGTCTTTTGTTTGGCTTGTTTGTTGTGATGACCATTTGAGACCATCTTACTACCTTTGCCTTTTGACAGCCCGTGAGTTTTGtctctttgttctttttttgtaggCTTAATATTAAGAGCTTCCTTCTCCTGCTGTAGATTGACCTTCGGAAGGGTACTATCTGTACTATTATTATGGTGTGGTTGCTGTTTTTGTTCTCGAATATTTTTATCTCCATTTGTGTTGGTTGTTGCAGTCGTTAATTCATCAGTTAGGGTATGATTTGCCGATTTTTGGTTAGTGGATTCTGGTTCGTAAATAGCGTACCTCACTGCCTGCTCAAAAACTTCCCGTACACCTGCTTGGGTAGCAGCTGAACATTCAGTATAGCCCATAAACCCACATCTTTGCACGAGTTcatctatttcttcttgagACACGTAATCAGAGTTTGTTtcttgcaattttttctgaGTTGCCGGATCATCTCTTAAGTCACTTTTGGTACCTACCAATAAAATTGGGTACTTCCCTAATTTAGTGTAAAGAGAGGTACCTTCAATATTGGAAGTCTGCTTTAGTTCAGGTAGCCATTTTTCTGTGACATTGGCAAAACTAGCATGTTCACTTACCGAGAAACATATTAAAAAGATATCAGTTTGGGGGTAACATAACGGTCTTAAACGATCGTAATCTTCCTGTCCTGCAGTGTCCCATAAATTGATTTTATATAGTTTTCTGTCTGTAGTTGGTGAAGAACTGGCAGATGAAAGTGATCCTCTTTTATCATCACCCTTGTCAAGCTCTAAGGGGCCATTTGCAGTTACGTTAGGGATAGCTATCGTAGTAGAATAGTTATCAAAAACCGTTGGAACGTAGTCTGTTGGGAACGAATTGGTAGTATATGATATCAGTAGTGACGTTTTTCCTACTGCACCATCTCCAATTATCACACACTTAATGGACCTCATCGGAATTCTTAGTATActatattatatttaatAAATAGATTGGTGTGCGCTTTGCGGGTGCTACCTGTCTTGTATGTCACCACTCTTCTATGCTATCCAACACGATATTCTGGATATTGTCTCGTGCAATTGACC is part of the Saccharomyces paradoxus chromosome XIV, complete sequence genome and harbors:
- the RHO5 gene encoding Rho family GTPase RHO5 (Non-essential small GTPase of the Rho/Rac family of Ras-like proteins~similar to YNL180C), producing MRSIKCVIIGDGAVGKTSLLISYTTNSFPTDYVPTVFDNYSTTIAIPNVTANGPLELDKGDDKRGSLSSASSSPTTDRKLYKINLWDTAGQEDYDRLRPLCYPQTDIFLICFSVSEHASFANVTEKWLPELKQTSNIEGTSLYTKLGKYPILLVGTKSDLRDDPATQKKLQETNSDYVSQEEIDELVQRCGFMGYTECSAATQAGVREVFEQAVRYAIYEPESTNQKSANHTLTDELTTATTNTNGDKNIREQKQQPHHNNSTDSTLPKVNLQQEKEALNIKPTKKEQRDKTHGLSKGKGSKMVSNGHHNKQAKQKTRNEKKKKKSKCVIL